In one Cellulomonas sp. JZ18 genomic region, the following are encoded:
- a CDS encoding DUF3592 domain-containing protein, which yields MTHDGAMPVVVVVQVLLVVAAACLLVPVLLARRDAVRTRRRLARARTASGEVLAVTEEGGGTVPTVRYFVGGERLEGVPRTPRPGARYLVGQPVDVRYDPQEPAWMTVEAVPGDARVPRAPGARAAAVTAAVLLVAALLLRLVT from the coding sequence ATGACCCACGATGGCGCCATGCCGGTCGTCGTCGTGGTGCAGGTCCTGCTCGTGGTCGCCGCGGCGTGCCTCCTGGTGCCCGTCCTGCTGGCGCGGCGCGACGCGGTGCGGACGCGGCGGCGCCTCGCGCGGGCGCGCACCGCCTCGGGCGAGGTCCTCGCGGTCACCGAGGAGGGCGGGGGCACCGTGCCCACGGTCCGGTACTTCGTCGGCGGCGAGCGGCTCGAGGGCGTGCCCCGCACGCCCCGGCCCGGTGCCCGCTACCTCGTGGGTCAGCCCGTCGACGTGCGGTACGACCCGCAGGAGCCGGCCTGGATGACCGTCGAGGCGGTGCCCGGCGACGCGCGCGTCCCGCGCGCGCCGGGCGCACGGGCGGCCGCCGTCACCGCCGCCGTCCTGCTCGTCGCGGCCCTGCTGCTACGGCTCGTGACCTGA
- a CDS encoding universal stress protein: protein MTVVVGWTPDARGYAALVRGAREARAHGEDLLVVNATTGTAAVDDRFAAASDVTEVRTLLASLGIEAEVRQPVVRDVTEALLAVTEEVDASVLVIGIRHRSPVGKLIMGSTAQRILLDARCPVLAVKADDDTR from the coding sequence ATGACCGTCGTCGTGGGCTGGACGCCCGACGCCCGGGGCTACGCGGCGCTCGTGCGCGGCGCGCGGGAGGCACGCGCGCACGGGGAGGACCTGCTCGTGGTGAACGCGACGACCGGCACGGCGGCGGTCGACGACCGGTTCGCGGCGGCGTCGGACGTCACCGAGGTGCGCACGCTGCTCGCGTCGCTCGGGATCGAGGCGGAGGTGCGCCAGCCCGTCGTCCGGGACGTCACCGAGGCGCTGCTCGCGGTCACCGAGGAGGTGGACGCGTCGGTGCTCGTCATCGGCATCCGGCACCGCTCACCCGTCGGGAAGCTCATCATGGGCTCCACCGCGCAGCGCATCCTGCTCGACGCCCGCTGCCCCGTGCTGGCGGTGAAGGCGGACGACGACACCCGCTGA
- a CDS encoding glycosyltransferase: protein MTASAAAHHARRARRLVIVVRADPVICGHSGEARNLAEAALDRGFDEVRIVTWPVGRLQEAGLPLKPLDRVLPYREGIVVERPEPVGDYKVPDGRYLAGLTGRLVELFTDGVPTVALSLYLSPHATAVADAVAVARRTGLPVDVVTVAEAVGSDVTNVVRACVEEDRFGAAAHVLAQYLSHDVCLAVSRYTRDLIVTEAAAIDARHGTRFAEQCAARVEVSYPAIDVGQYLARTEEGTDAVLAARGLERDGYVLFLSRLAHAKGVDDLIEGFVRSGAPAAGQRLVVAGNGPQAEELRALAAATPVADRITFLHDVSDDEKPHLMAGCTAFVLPSKPRPEFVETFGIALAEKMLSGGGPVVTTDTGGIGEAVGDTAVIVPVEDPDAIAAALDDVLATDPVDRAAWAERAREYALQFDRAVVLDKILDHVAALEAAPALA, encoded by the coding sequence GTGACCGCCTCCGCCGCCGCCCACCACGCACGCCGCGCGCGCCGCCTCGTCATCGTCGTGCGCGCCGACCCGGTCATCTGCGGCCACTCCGGCGAGGCGCGCAACCTCGCCGAGGCCGCGCTCGACCGGGGGTTCGACGAGGTGCGCATCGTCACGTGGCCGGTCGGGCGCCTGCAGGAGGCGGGGCTGCCGCTCAAGCCGCTCGACCGCGTGCTGCCCTACCGGGAGGGGATCGTCGTCGAGCGGCCCGAGCCCGTCGGCGACTACAAGGTGCCCGACGGCCGGTACCTCGCCGGTCTGACGGGGCGGCTCGTCGAGCTGTTCACCGACGGCGTGCCCACGGTCGCGCTGTCGCTCTACCTGTCGCCGCACGCCACCGCGGTGGCGGACGCGGTCGCCGTCGCGCGCCGCACGGGGCTGCCCGTGGACGTCGTCACGGTGGCCGAGGCCGTCGGGTCCGACGTCACGAACGTCGTGCGCGCGTGCGTCGAGGAGGACCGGTTCGGCGCCGCCGCGCACGTGCTCGCGCAGTACCTCTCCCACGACGTGTGCCTCGCGGTGTCCCGGTACACGCGCGACCTGATCGTCACCGAGGCGGCCGCGATCGACGCCCGGCACGGGACGCGGTTCGCGGAGCAGTGCGCCGCCCGGGTCGAGGTGTCCTACCCGGCGATCGACGTCGGCCAGTACCTGGCGCGCACCGAGGAGGGCACGGACGCGGTGCTCGCCGCGCGCGGGCTGGAGCGGGACGGGTACGTGCTGTTCCTGTCCCGGCTCGCGCACGCCAAGGGCGTCGACGACCTCATCGAGGGGTTCGTGCGCTCGGGCGCGCCGGCGGCGGGGCAGCGGCTCGTGGTCGCCGGCAACGGCCCGCAGGCCGAGGAGCTGCGCGCGCTCGCGGCCGCCACGCCCGTCGCCGACCGCATCACGTTCCTGCACGACGTCTCCGACGACGAGAAGCCGCACCTGATGGCGGGGTGCACCGCGTTCGTGCTGCCCAGCAAGCCGCGCCCGGAGTTCGTCGAGACGTTCGGCATCGCGCTGGCGGAGAAGATGCTGTCCGGCGGCGGCCCGGTCGTCACGACCGACACGGGCGGCATCGGCGAGGCCGTCGGGGACACCGCGGTGATCGTGCCCGTCGAGGACCCGGACGCGATCGCGGCCGCCCTCGACGACGTGCTCGCCACGGACCCGGTCGACCGGGCCGCGTGGGCGGAGCGCGCGCGGGAGTACGCGCTGCAGTTCGACCGGGCGGTCGTGCTCGACAAGATCCTCGACCACGTGGCGGCGCTCGAGGCGGCGCCGGCGCTGGCCTGA
- a CDS encoding tripartite tricarboxylate transporter permease yields the protein MDALLTGLSLALTPENLLYAVVGVLLGTAVGVLPGIGPAMTVALLLPVTYNVSPSAALIMFAGIYYGGMYGGSTTSILLNTPGESSSVITALEGNKMAKAGRAAQALATAAIGSFVAGTISTVLLVALAPTVADWVVVLGAPSYFALMVLALIAVTSVLGSSKLRGFISLALGLTIGLVGTSTGQARLTFGNPLLADGIDIVVVAVAIFAVGEALWVAAHLRRRPLEIIPVGRPWMDRADWRRSWKPWLRGTAYGFPFGALPAGGAEMPTFLSYITERRLAGKHKAEFGKGAIEGVAGPEAANNASAAGTLVPLLAIGLPTTATAAVILAAMQGYGLQPGPQLFEAEPELVWTLLASLFVANTLLLVINLPMAPLWAKLLRIPRPYLYAGILFFAVLGAYSVNFQWFDVALLGLFGALGFAMRRFGLPVLPLIVGVILGPRLEEQLGQALQLSQGDVSALWGEPVAVVVYVLIAVLLLGPLVLRLVPGRQGPERLEDRVDELEEEVRR from the coding sequence ATGGACGCGCTGCTCACGGGCCTCTCCCTGGCCCTCACGCCCGAGAACCTGCTGTACGCCGTGGTCGGCGTGCTGCTCGGCACCGCCGTCGGCGTCCTGCCCGGCATCGGGCCCGCGATGACGGTCGCGCTGCTGCTGCCCGTCACGTACAACGTGTCGCCGAGCGCCGCGCTCATCATGTTCGCGGGCATCTACTACGGCGGCATGTACGGCGGGTCGACGACGTCGATCCTGCTCAACACGCCCGGCGAGTCGTCGTCGGTCATCACGGCGCTCGAGGGCAACAAGATGGCCAAGGCGGGGCGTGCCGCACAGGCGCTCGCGACCGCCGCGATCGGCTCGTTCGTCGCCGGGACCATCAGCACGGTGCTGCTCGTGGCGCTCGCGCCGACGGTCGCCGACTGGGTCGTGGTCCTCGGCGCGCCGTCCTACTTCGCGCTCATGGTGCTCGCGCTCATCGCGGTCACGAGCGTCCTGGGCAGCTCGAAGCTGCGCGGCTTCATCTCCCTCGCCCTCGGGCTGACGATCGGGCTCGTCGGCACCTCGACGGGGCAGGCCCGGCTGACGTTCGGCAACCCGCTGCTCGCCGACGGGATCGACATCGTCGTCGTCGCGGTCGCGATCTTCGCGGTCGGCGAGGCGCTGTGGGTGGCCGCGCACCTGCGCCGCCGGCCGCTGGAGATCATCCCCGTCGGCCGCCCGTGGATGGACCGCGCCGACTGGCGCCGGTCGTGGAAGCCGTGGCTGCGCGGCACCGCGTACGGGTTCCCGTTCGGCGCGCTGCCCGCGGGCGGTGCCGAGATGCCGACGTTCCTCTCCTACATCACCGAGCGGCGACTGGCCGGCAAGCACAAGGCCGAGTTCGGCAAGGGCGCGATCGAGGGCGTCGCCGGCCCGGAGGCCGCGAACAACGCGTCCGCCGCCGGCACCCTCGTCCCCCTGCTCGCGATCGGCCTGCCCACCACCGCCACGGCGGCCGTCATCCTCGCCGCCATGCAGGGGTACGGGCTGCAGCCCGGTCCGCAGCTGTTCGAGGCCGAGCCCGAGCTCGTGTGGACGCTGCTCGCCAGCCTGTTCGTCGCGAACACCCTGCTGCTCGTCATCAACCTGCCGATGGCGCCGCTGTGGGCGAAGCTGCTGCGGATCCCGCGGCCCTACCTGTACGCGGGCATCCTGTTCTTCGCGGTGCTCGGCGCGTACAGCGTGAACTTCCAGTGGTTCGACGTCGCGCTGCTCGGCCTGTTCGGCGCCCTCGGGTTCGCGATGCGGCGGTTCGGGCTACCGGTGCTGCCGCTCATCGTCGGGGTCATCCTCGGGCCGCGGCTCGAGGAGCAGCTCGGGCAGGCGCTGCAGCTCTCGCAGGGGGACGTGTCCGCGCTGTGGGGCGAGCCGGTCGCGGTGGTCGTGTACGTGCTGATCGCGGTCCTGCTGCTGGGGCCGCTCGTGCTGCGGCTGGTCCCCGGGCGGCAGGGGCCCGAGCGGCTGGAGGACCGGGTCGACGAGCTCGAGGAAGAGGTGAGGCGATGA
- a CDS encoding tripartite tricarboxylate transporter substrate binding protein encodes MRIGGGSGNGGPDHLFPMQLAAAVGVDPTEVNYISYDGGGPLTTALLGAKIDVGTSGLGEFEGQIADGSLRVLAVSGEERLAGVDAPTLVESGIDLVFTNWRGVLAPPGIPDEVRDQHIALLEEMHASPEWQEALETNGWIDAFRTGDEFGEFLQEQDERVAGTLEELGLL; translated from the coding sequence GTGCGGATCGGCGGCGGCTCGGGCAACGGCGGGCCGGACCACCTGTTCCCGATGCAGCTCGCGGCGGCGGTCGGCGTGGACCCGACGGAGGTCAACTACATCTCCTACGACGGCGGCGGCCCCCTCACGACCGCACTGCTCGGCGCGAAGATCGACGTCGGCACATCCGGCCTCGGGGAGTTCGAGGGGCAGATCGCCGACGGCTCGCTGCGGGTGCTCGCGGTCTCCGGCGAGGAGCGGCTCGCGGGCGTGGACGCCCCGACGCTCGTCGAGTCCGGCATCGACCTCGTCTTCACCAACTGGCGCGGCGTGCTGGCCCCGCCCGGCATCCCCGACGAGGTGCGCGACCAGCACATCGCGCTCCTGGAGGAGATGCACGCGTCGCCCGAGTGGCAGGAGGCGCTGGAGACGAACGGGTGGATCGACGCGTTCCGCACGGGCGACGAGTTCGGCGAGTTCCTGCAGGAGCAGGACGAGCGGGTCGCGGGGACGCTCGAGGAGCTGGGGCTGCTGTGA
- a CDS encoding MFS transporter, translating into MPDPQPHAPRPAAPTGAAPSDAADPTARLDALPVTRRHVRLLLGSGVGWTFDAMDVGLISFVIAQLGVVWGTPTSQLSWIASAGFLGMAVGAALGGLLADRIGRRQVFALTLLVYGLATGASALAWSVAALMALRFVVGLGLGAELPVASTLVSEFAPPRIRGRAVVVLESFWAVGWILAAVIGYLVVPVGDDGWRWALALGALPAVYAVVVRRGLPESVRFLVERGRHAEADAVVRGFEGSRAVGHDGRTGAQVRDAEPAARAATPATSGTSEAGTATEDEAPRGAGTQGRSDAAGASGAATRTRARLAALWAPGLRRRTTALWVVWFAVNFSYYGAFIWLPSLLVADGNSLVRSFGYTLVITLGQLPGYAAAAVLVERWGRRPTLAAFLAGSAVAAGLFAAASGTGPVIAAGLLLSFFNLGAWGALYAVTPELYPTRVRSTGAGWAAGVGRTASILAPLAVPPLREAGGTGLLFAVFAAVFVVAAAGALALPERAGETLDA; encoded by the coding sequence GTGCCCGACCCGCAGCCGCACGCACCCCGGCCGGCCGCGCCCACCGGAGCGGCCCCGTCCGACGCCGCCGACCCCACCGCGCGGCTCGACGCCCTGCCGGTCACGCGGCGGCACGTCCGCCTGCTGCTGGGCTCGGGCGTGGGCTGGACGTTCGACGCCATGGACGTCGGCCTCATCTCGTTCGTCATCGCCCAGCTCGGGGTCGTGTGGGGGACGCCCACGTCGCAGCTGTCGTGGATCGCGTCCGCCGGCTTCCTCGGGATGGCGGTGGGGGCCGCGCTGGGCGGGCTGCTCGCGGACCGCATCGGCCGGCGGCAGGTGTTCGCGCTGACGCTGCTCGTCTACGGCCTCGCGACCGGCGCGTCGGCGCTCGCCTGGTCCGTGGCGGCGCTCATGGCGCTGCGGTTCGTCGTCGGGCTCGGGCTCGGCGCGGAGCTGCCGGTGGCGTCGACGCTCGTCAGCGAGTTCGCGCCGCCGCGCATCCGCGGCCGCGCGGTCGTCGTGCTCGAGTCGTTCTGGGCGGTCGGGTGGATCCTCGCCGCCGTCATCGGCTACCTCGTCGTGCCCGTCGGCGACGACGGGTGGCGCTGGGCGCTCGCGCTCGGCGCGCTGCCCGCGGTGTACGCGGTCGTGGTGCGCCGCGGCCTGCCCGAGTCCGTGCGGTTCCTCGTCGAGCGCGGCCGGCACGCGGAGGCCGACGCCGTCGTGCGCGGGTTCGAGGGCTCGCGCGCCGTCGGGCACGACGGCCGCACCGGCGCGCAGGTGCGCGACGCCGAGCCCGCGGCGCGTGCGGCGACGCCGGCGACGTCGGGCACGTCCGAGGCAGGCACCGCGACGGAGGACGAGGCGCCGCGAGGGGCCGGCACGCAGGGCCGGTCGGACGCCGCGGGCGCGTCGGGCGCCGCCACGCGCACCCGTGCCCGGCTGGCGGCGCTGTGGGCACCCGGGCTGCGCCGGCGCACGACGGCCCTGTGGGTCGTCTGGTTCGCCGTGAACTTCAGCTACTACGGCGCGTTCATCTGGCTGCCGTCGCTGCTCGTGGCGGACGGCAACTCGCTCGTGCGGTCCTTCGGGTACACGTTGGTCATCACGCTCGGCCAGCTGCCGGGGTACGCGGCCGCCGCCGTGCTGGTCGAGCGCTGGGGACGGCGCCCCACGCTCGCCGCGTTCCTCGCGGGGTCCGCCGTCGCGGCCGGGCTGTTCGCCGCCGCGTCCGGCACCGGCCCGGTGATCGCCGCGGGTCTCCTGCTCTCGTTCTTCAACCTCGGGGCGTGGGGCGCGCTGTACGCCGTGACCCCGGAGCTGTACCCGACGCGGGTGCGCTCGACCGGTGCCGGGTGGGCGGCCGGCGTCGGTCGCACGGCGTCGATCCTCGCTCCGCTCGCCGTGCCGCCGCTGCGCGAGGCGGGCGGGACGGGGCTGCTGTTCGCCGTGTTCGCGGCCGTGTTCGTCGTCGCCGCGGCCGGTGCGCTGGCGCTGCCGGAGCGGGCCGGGGAGACGCTCGACGCCTGA
- a CDS encoding LLM class flavin-dependent oxidoreductase has product MTRTPAVGVMLPRDLDPTQVLAFARRADELGFDELWVVEDLGFRGGVAQTAAVLAATTRVRVGIGILPAAVRNVAFAAMEVATLAQLFPGRVDVGIGHGMPDWLRSVGAWPARPLTLLEEYLTTLRSLLRGETVTSGEASALGLVDVALDPSGVPEVVPDLIAGVRGPRSLAAAGRVADGTVLAEPATPEYVRAALAQAAPAGPHRVAAYNVAAVDDDAAAALATARPALAWIGEPDWDVHVAPLPFADDFRALRASCATREEFAARLPDAWVAQLALAGTPDAVRARLGALADAGVTSAVLLPAGPDPVAALASLARVL; this is encoded by the coding sequence ATGACTCGTACCCCCGCCGTCGGTGTGATGCTCCCGCGCGACCTCGACCCCACGCAGGTGCTGGCGTTCGCCCGCCGCGCCGACGAGCTGGGCTTCGACGAGCTGTGGGTCGTCGAGGACCTCGGGTTCCGCGGCGGCGTCGCGCAGACCGCGGCGGTGCTGGCCGCCACCACCCGGGTCCGGGTCGGCATCGGGATCCTGCCGGCGGCGGTGCGCAATGTCGCCTTCGCGGCGATGGAGGTCGCCACCCTCGCCCAGCTCTTCCCGGGGCGGGTCGACGTCGGCATCGGGCACGGCATGCCGGACTGGCTGCGGTCGGTCGGCGCGTGGCCCGCGCGTCCGCTGACGTTGCTCGAGGAGTACCTGACGACGCTGCGGTCGCTGCTGCGCGGCGAGACCGTGACGAGCGGCGAGGCCTCCGCGCTCGGCCTCGTCGACGTGGCGCTCGACCCGTCCGGCGTGCCCGAGGTGGTGCCCGACCTGATCGCGGGCGTGCGCGGGCCGCGCTCCCTCGCCGCCGCCGGCCGCGTCGCCGACGGCACGGTGCTCGCCGAGCCCGCCACGCCCGAGTACGTGCGCGCCGCGCTCGCCCAGGCGGCCCCCGCCGGGCCGCACCGCGTCGCGGCGTACAACGTCGCCGCCGTCGACGACGACGCCGCCGCGGCGCTCGCGACCGCACGGCCCGCGCTCGCGTGGATCGGCGAGCCGGACTGGGACGTGCACGTCGCGCCGCTGCCGTTCGCGGACGACTTCCGCGCCCTGCGCGCGTCGTGCGCGACCCGCGAGGAGTTCGCCGCCCGCCTGCCCGACGCGTGGGTGGCGCAGCTCGCGCTCGCGGGCACCCCGGACGCGGTCCGCGCCCGCCTGGGCGCCCTGGCCGACGCGGGCGTCACGAGCGCCGTGCTGCTCCCCGCCGGCCCCGACCCGGTGGCCGCGCTGGCGTCGCTCGCCCGGGTCCTGTGA
- a CDS encoding glycoside hydrolase domain-containing protein: MLEHVDPFIGTEQTSLPRPTGLAATWWWPKPQVGNTHPGATYPLGMVSACAYSGAYPTGYGRYDLSTEGLPPVLHDRQVASGFTHFQQSGTGAIRKYYNYFRVTPMLRPLDDLGQVWDVVDEEASPGYYAATLSSGIRCEVTVGPKSAVHRYTFPAHHDARLVIDFSLGGLDIPYGRTVPLRAHLASVAPGVAEGEIVVEGAPLAVRVECDAPHWRQMLWYDRRLMPGGTRLDFDRIRPTTLRPFGLMWAGPTEPGQVVELRFGFSLRGVDQARATLSAECGDEPRAFDLRRTRTEAVWREHLGKVAVDTPSSERRTVMATALYHSLIKPCLAPDESPFWPTPGPFAFDLSTMWDIYRTQLPLLTALVPDRAVELANALLQIAEEEGNLPIGYRMARGADRFSRQGSALAHTFLADLCALGLPGTDWDWALVHMHNDLRRTYGEDFLLRGRAHPISHTLDLAFGYWCTAIVAARVGDLTLVEQFRPLAARWRNAFGDDGLLVDSTYYEGGRWNYSFRLLHDMASRIALAGGDDAFVALLDRFFGYGAEPVVQPGLAPDADELLAGYALDRFEGLNNEPDMEAPWAYMYAGRPDRTAEVVHQVVTQQFGTGRGGLPGNDDSGGLSSWYVWATLGLFPVAGQNLFLVNAPAWREARIDVGGRPLTVETTGFVEPEPGGPAQHVQSVHLDGEPLERPYLTGGELHAGGRLLIGLGPEPSGWGTHHRPPSAPAPRPPAGAPTLVRSGRP, from the coding sequence GTGCTCGAGCACGTCGACCCCTTCATCGGCACCGAGCAGACGTCTCTGCCGCGACCCACCGGGCTGGCCGCGACGTGGTGGTGGCCCAAGCCCCAGGTCGGCAACACCCACCCCGGGGCGACGTACCCCCTCGGCATGGTCTCGGCGTGCGCCTACTCGGGCGCGTACCCCACCGGGTACGGCCGCTACGACCTGTCCACGGAGGGGCTGCCGCCCGTGCTGCACGACCGGCAGGTCGCCAGCGGCTTCACGCACTTCCAGCAGTCCGGCACCGGCGCGATCCGCAAGTACTACAACTACTTCCGGGTCACGCCCATGCTGCGGCCGCTCGACGACCTCGGCCAGGTGTGGGACGTCGTGGACGAGGAGGCGTCGCCCGGGTACTACGCGGCGACGCTGTCCTCCGGCATCCGCTGCGAGGTCACCGTCGGGCCGAAGTCGGCGGTGCACCGGTACACGTTCCCCGCGCACCACGACGCCCGGCTGGTCATCGACTTCTCCCTCGGCGGGCTCGACATCCCCTACGGGCGCACGGTGCCGCTGCGCGCGCACCTGGCGTCGGTGGCGCCCGGCGTCGCGGAGGGCGAGATCGTCGTCGAGGGGGCGCCGCTCGCCGTGCGCGTCGAGTGCGACGCGCCGCACTGGCGGCAGATGCTCTGGTACGACCGGCGGCTCATGCCGGGCGGCACCCGCCTCGACTTCGACCGGATCCGGCCCACGACGCTGCGGCCCTTCGGGCTCATGTGGGCCGGGCCCACCGAGCCCGGGCAGGTCGTCGAGCTGCGGTTCGGGTTCTCGCTGCGGGGCGTCGACCAGGCCCGCGCCACCCTGTCCGCGGAGTGCGGCGACGAGCCGCGGGCGTTCGACCTGCGCCGCACGCGCACCGAGGCGGTCTGGCGCGAGCACCTCGGCAAGGTGGCCGTGGACACCCCCTCGTCGGAGCGTCGCACCGTCATGGCGACCGCGCTGTACCACTCGCTGATCAAGCCCTGCCTCGCACCGGACGAGAGCCCGTTCTGGCCGACGCCCGGCCCGTTCGCGTTCGACCTGTCGACGATGTGGGACATCTACCGCACGCAGCTCCCGCTGCTGACGGCGCTCGTCCCCGACCGCGCGGTCGAGCTCGCCAACGCGCTGCTGCAGATCGCCGAGGAGGAGGGCAACCTCCCCATCGGCTACCGCATGGCGCGCGGGGCCGACCGGTTCAGCCGGCAGGGGTCGGCGCTCGCGCACACGTTCCTCGCGGACCTGTGCGCGCTCGGGCTGCCGGGCACGGACTGGGACTGGGCGCTGGTGCACATGCACAACGACCTGCGGCGCACGTACGGCGAGGACTTCCTGCTGCGCGGCCGTGCGCACCCCATCAGCCACACGCTCGACCTCGCGTTCGGGTACTGGTGCACCGCGATCGTCGCGGCCCGGGTCGGCGACCTCACCCTCGTGGAGCAGTTCCGGCCCCTCGCCGCCCGGTGGCGCAACGCGTTCGGTGACGACGGGCTGCTCGTCGACTCCACGTACTACGAGGGTGGGCGCTGGAACTACTCGTTCCGGCTCCTGCACGACATGGCGTCGCGCATCGCGCTCGCGGGCGGCGACGACGCGTTCGTCGCCCTGCTCGACCGGTTCTTCGGGTACGGCGCGGAGCCCGTCGTGCAGCCGGGCCTCGCACCCGACGCGGACGAGCTGCTCGCCGGCTACGCGCTCGACCGCTTCGAGGGGCTCAACAACGAGCCGGACATGGAGGCGCCCTGGGCCTACATGTACGCCGGCCGCCCCGACCGCACCGCCGAGGTCGTGCACCAGGTCGTCACGCAGCAGTTCGGCACCGGCCGTGGCGGGCTGCCCGGGAACGACGACTCCGGGGGCTTGTCGTCCTGGTACGTGTGGGCCACCCTGGGGCTCTTCCCCGTCGCGGGGCAGAACCTGTTCCTCGTCAACGCGCCGGCGTGGCGCGAGGCGCGGATCGACGTGGGCGGCCGTCCGCTCACGGTCGAGACGACCGGCTTCGTCGAGCCCGAGCCCGGCGGACCGGCGCAGCACGTGCAGTCCGTGCACCTCGACGGCGAACCGCTCGAGCGCCCGTACCTGACCGGCGGGGAGCTGCACGCGGGCGGTCGGCTCCTCATCGGCCTCGGCCCCGAACCCTCGGGCTGGGGTACGCACCACCGACCACCGAGCGCACCGGCACCGCGACCGCCCGCCGGGGCCCCCACGCTCGTCCGGTCGGGTCGCCCCTGA
- a CDS encoding DUF998 domain-containing protein, with translation MTGHDAGSARRVRARHVVGTLVLVATAQVLVVEQVVASAWEVVPYSRAHHYVSDLGLAECAELTGRTVCSPRHDLMNAAFVVHGLLVAAAAVLLRDLLPRRARPWVLAALLVHATGVVWVGLVPGSLAEPLGGVPRYVVHNVGSVLAVVGGNTAALAAGLALLRRRRAWAVVSLVLGGAGATATVLDVVGVDLGLGVGGGQRATMYPAVVWLVLTGAVLLGALAARHRAVR, from the coding sequence ATGACGGGTCACGACGCCGGCAGCGCGCGGCGGGTCCGCGCACGGCACGTCGTCGGCACGCTCGTGCTGGTCGCGACCGCGCAGGTGCTGGTCGTCGAGCAGGTCGTCGCCTCGGCGTGGGAGGTGGTGCCGTACAGCCGCGCGCACCACTACGTGAGCGACCTGGGCCTCGCGGAGTGCGCGGAGCTGACGGGTCGCACGGTGTGCTCGCCACGGCACGACCTCATGAACGCCGCGTTCGTCGTGCACGGGCTGCTGGTCGCGGCGGCCGCCGTCCTGCTCCGCGACCTGCTGCCGCGACGCGCCCGGCCGTGGGTGCTCGCGGCGCTGCTCGTCCACGCGACCGGCGTCGTGTGGGTCGGGCTCGTGCCGGGGTCGCTCGCGGAGCCCCTGGGCGGGGTGCCGCGCTACGTCGTGCACAACGTCGGGTCGGTCCTGGCGGTGGTCGGCGGCAACACGGCCGCGCTCGCCGCGGGGCTGGCCCTGCTGCGGCGGCGCCGGGCGTGGGCGGTCGTGTCGCTCGTCCTCGGCGGGGCGGGCGCGACGGCGACCGTGCTGGACGTCGTCGGCGTCGACCTCGGGCTCGGGGTGGGCGGGGGCCAGCGGGCGACGATGTACCCGGCGGTCGTGTGGCTGGTCCTCACGGGCGCCGTCCTGCTCGGCGCGCTGGCCGCCCGGCACCGGGCCGTGCGGTAG